A window of Candidatus Saccharibacteria bacterium contains these coding sequences:
- a CDS encoding prepilin-type N-terminal cleavage/methylation domain-containing protein has product MNIHTSARRSRRYGFTIVELLIVIIVIAILALIAISSLRGAQERASDAQTLSFTESYRKALTAYATERGIYPPNIPSCLGSGYPDLDGDGTPGQCIAWNVAPKAPLLSEKPFVINELAQYFGSNPGAPSPRPYYFGNYAVAGVAIDNMGAAGTVTLNGVNYDWFLWYTLSKQATTCPIGPVVKYSERPNLTTYDHTPSEVLDNGIRCWVPLTPPDRL; this is encoded by the coding sequence ATGAACATACACACTTCCGCCCGCCGGAGCCGGCGTTACGGTTTCACTATCGTCGAACTGCTGATTGTCATTATTGTCATCGCCATTCTGGCGCTGATCGCCATCAGTTCGTTACGCGGCGCACAGGAAAGGGCCAGCGATGCCCAGACGCTGTCATTCACTGAATCGTACCGCAAGGCGTTGACGGCCTATGCCACGGAGCGCGGCATTTATCCGCCTAATATCCCTTCCTGCCTTGGGTCGGGCTATCCTGACCTGGATGGCGATGGTACGCCCGGCCAGTGTATCGCTTGGAACGTCGCACCGAAGGCGCCGCTGCTGAGTGAAAAGCCGTTCGTCATCAATGAACTGGCGCAGTACTTCGGCTCGAACCCGGGTGCCCCGAGCCCCCGGCCCTACTATTTTGGCAACTATGCCGTGGCTGGTGTGGCCATTGATAATATGGGCGCCGCCGGCACGGTGACGCTTAACGGCGTCAACTACGACTGGTTCCTCTGGTACACCCTTAGCAAGCAGGCCACCACCTGTCCCATCGGCCCTGTCGTCAAGTACAGCGAACGCCCCAACCTCACCACCTACGACCACACCCCCAGTGAGGTGCTGGATAATGGCATCCGGTGCTGGGTGCCGTTGACGCCGCCGGATCGGCTGTGA
- a CDS encoding prepilin-type N-terminal cleavage/methylation domain-containing protein: MNIKIPSIGGRRDGFTIVELLIVIIIIGILAVIAVNSFSTSQKAARNRQSTSMAQAYYRAMVSYATVNGSYPPSGVNYFCLGSGTNDVNGDGRYDCKWTGGTAHISTDTTFNNAIRAYVDITAPNVPLVVRNTSNEDQMGVQYWAPTGGTLDGQYHPWYMNYFIEPPGNCSFGKVVTDVNWPQFSATTPAGGYTYEENGIRYCMIALPNPTRL; this comes from the coding sequence ATGAACATAAAAATACCCAGTATCGGTGGGCGGCGTGATGGGTTTACCATCGTTGAGCTGCTGATAGTGATTATAATCATCGGCATCCTAGCGGTCATTGCCGTCAATTCCTTCTCTACTTCGCAAAAGGCCGCCCGCAACCGCCAGAGTACGTCCATGGCGCAAGCCTACTATAGGGCTATGGTAAGTTATGCCACGGTCAACGGCTCCTATCCGCCCTCCGGCGTCAATTACTTCTGTCTGGGCAGCGGCACTAATGATGTCAACGGCGATGGCCGCTATGACTGCAAATGGACGGGCGGCACCGCGCATATCTCCACCGACACGACATTCAATAATGCCATCAGGGCCTATGTTGATATCACGGCTCCTAATGTGCCGCTGGTTGTCCGGAACACGTCCAACGAGGACCAGATGGGCGTCCAGTACTGGGCGCCGACCGGCGGGACATTGGACGGGCAGTACCATCCCTGGTATATGAACTACTTCATCGAGCCGCCCGGCAACTGCAGCTTCGGCAAGGTGGTGACCGATGTCAACTGGCCTCAGTTCTCCGCTACGACGCCGGCCGGCGGCTATACGTACGAGGAAAACGGCATCCGCTACTGCATGATCGCCCTCCCCAACCCCACGCGGCTCTAG
- a CDS encoding matrixin family metalloprotease yields MRSIPSVRRRILTRPLNIFIAVVIVGAVALTQQHIRTSFGAAASAFVEAENAVLSGLAEKLGAADVPDASQSGALRFGALPPSGGGDDGGGDDGGTPGAHPNADLSGATSCATPAGLELQDQDLTDEDTPWRRTGPETTFYFETTGAIPEHVEYIKKAAVYWSRSVCIDARAVATCPANAYCVTVSSENAGGGDTDGEHTGTEEGEYRVGSHIQLFTDVLNQEGVNSRLVTTVHEYGHAIGLRHRATEGLLMYQDTGEEVSPEPDKIDFENILVLYGNQQY; encoded by the coding sequence ATGCGCTCCATTCCATCGGTCCGTCGCCGTATCCTCACCCGCCCGCTCAACATTTTTATCGCTGTCGTTATCGTCGGCGCGGTCGCTCTGACCCAGCAGCATATCCGCACCTCTTTTGGTGCGGCCGCGTCGGCCTTCGTCGAAGCGGAAAACGCCGTACTGTCCGGACTGGCGGAAAAACTGGGTGCTGCCGATGTACCTGATGCGTCACAGTCGGGAGCCCTGCGTTTTGGTGCCCTGCCCCCGTCCGGCGGCGGTGATGACGGCGGTGGCGATGATGGCGGCACGCCTGGCGCTCATCCTAATGCCGACCTTTCGGGCGCCACCTCCTGTGCCACGCCGGCCGGACTCGAGCTGCAGGACCAGGACCTCACGGACGAGGATACCCCTTGGCGGCGGACCGGTCCCGAGACCACCTTTTACTTCGAGACTACCGGCGCCATTCCTGAGCACGTCGAATACATCAAGAAGGCCGCTGTCTATTGGAGCCGCAGCGTCTGCATCGACGCGCGGGCCGTGGCAACCTGCCCGGCCAATGCCTACTGCGTGACGGTCAGCTCCGAAAACGCAGGCGGTGGCGACACCGACGGTGAGCACACCGGTACGGAAGAGGGCGAATACCGGGTCGGCAGCCATATCCAGCTCTTTACGGACGTACTGAATCAGGAAGGCGTCAACAGCCGGCTGGTGACCACCGTCCATGAATACGGCCATGCCATCGGTCTTCGCCATCGTGCTACCGAAGGGCTGCTGATGTATCAGGACACTGGCGAGGAAGTCAGCCCCGAACCGGACAAGATCGACTTTGAGAACATTTTGGTGCTCTACGGCAATCAGCAGTACTAG
- a CDS encoding NAD(P)H-dependent oxidoreductase: protein MVNIAIILGSSRPSRFSVQPGQWIYDRARAQFGDKADFTLVDLKEVDLPFFDEPVSPAMAPSVNEHSLAWQQQVAGYDGFIFIVAEYNHSYSAVLKNAIDFSWHEWGYKPASFVSYGSAAGGARAVEHLRQVAAEVRMYDLRDQLLLPHYYGNLDDKGQYKFSESDEKLADAIVDANIFWAKTMKPAREALAATQ from the coding sequence ATGGTAAACATTGCTATTATTCTTGGTTCATCACGCCCTAGCCGCTTCAGCGTCCAGCCGGGCCAATGGATCTACGACCGCGCCCGCGCCCAGTTCGGCGACAAAGCGGACTTCACCCTCGTCGACCTCAAAGAGGTTGACCTGCCCTTCTTTGACGAACCGGTCTCGCCCGCCATGGCACCGTCCGTCAACGAGCATTCGCTTGCCTGGCAGCAGCAGGTCGCCGGCTATGACGGCTTCATCTTCATCGTGGCCGAGTACAACCATTCGTACTCCGCCGTCCTTAAGAATGCCATCGACTTCTCATGGCACGAGTGGGGGTACAAGCCGGCCTCATTTGTCAGCTACGGTTCGGCCGCCGGCGGTGCCCGTGCCGTCGAACACCTGCGCCAGGTGGCTGCGGAAGTCCGCATGTATGACCTGCGCGACCAGCTGCTGTTGCCGCACTATTACGGCAATCTTGACGACAAGGGGCAGTACAAGTTCAGCGAAAGCGACGAGAAATTGGCGGACGCCATCGTGGATGCCAACATCTTCTGGGCCAAGACCATGAAGCCCGCCCGCGAAGCCTTGGCCGCCACGCAGTAA
- a CDS encoding helix-turn-helix transcriptional regulator — MHSIQENCGDSFAQASCLVGDKWSLQIIHTLSGGSASRFNGLQDKVSGICPRTLSARLDKLQDCGIIDKQVFAEVPTRVEYSLTPKGEALLPVIEALERWSAEYAAA; from the coding sequence ATGCATAGTATACAAGAGAATTGTGGCGATAGTTTCGCACAGGCCTCGTGCCTGGTCGGCGACAAATGGAGTCTGCAGATCATCCATACGCTTTCGGGTGGCAGCGCCAGCCGTTTCAACGGCCTGCAGGACAAGGTCAGTGGCATCTGCCCCCGGACCCTGTCCGCCCGGCTGGATAAGCTGCAGGACTGCGGCATCATCGATAAGCAGGTCTTCGCCGAAGTGCCGACCCGCGTCGAATACAGCCTGACACCCAAAGGCGAGGCATTATTGCCGGTCATTGAGGCGCTGGAACGTTGGAGCGCCGAGTACGCCGCCGCCTGA
- a CDS encoding SDR family oxidoreductase — translation MAKDQFAMQDPTKQYPQLDIPEQTQPEPGLDKDLKPLADHGIETYRGCNRLKGRRALITGGDSGIGRAVAIAYAREGADVAIVYLPAEQEDADVVIREIEATGQKAVALAGDISDEDFARSVVAKAAGELGGPIDILVNNAAKQVFVEDPAQLSSEQFEQTFRVNVFAMFWISQAALQDMPAGGVIINTTSIQAYQPSPGLLDYASTKAAIVAFTKGLAKTVAERGIRVNAVAPGPIWTPLQPSYGQSQEKLTQFGQNTPLGRAGQPAELAPTYVFLASQESSYITAEVIGVTGGNHTP, via the coding sequence ATGGCAAAAGACCAGTTTGCAATGCAGGATCCCACTAAACAATACCCTCAGCTGGACATTCCCGAACAGACCCAGCCTGAGCCCGGCCTCGACAAAGACCTGAAGCCATTGGCTGACCACGGGATCGAAACGTACCGTGGTTGCAACCGCCTCAAGGGCCGTCGCGCCCTGATTACCGGCGGTGATTCCGGCATAGGCCGGGCGGTGGCCATCGCCTACGCCCGTGAAGGCGCCGATGTCGCCATTGTCTACCTGCCAGCCGAGCAGGAGGATGCCGATGTCGTCATTCGTGAAATTGAGGCGACGGGCCAGAAGGCGGTCGCCCTGGCCGGCGATATCAGCGATGAGGATTTTGCCCGCAGCGTCGTGGCGAAGGCTGCCGGGGAACTGGGCGGGCCTATCGATATCCTGGTCAACAATGCCGCCAAGCAGGTGTTTGTCGAAGATCCGGCGCAGCTGAGCTCTGAGCAGTTTGAGCAGACCTTCCGCGTCAACGTCTTTGCGATGTTCTGGATCTCCCAGGCTGCCTTGCAGGATATGCCAGCCGGCGGCGTCATAATCAACACCACGTCAATACAGGCCTACCAGCCGTCTCCGGGCCTGCTGGATTATGCATCGACCAAGGCGGCCATCGTCGCCTTCACCAAGGGCTTGGCCAAGACGGTGGCAGAGCGTGGTATCCGGGTCAATGCAGTCGCCCCCGGACCGATTTGGACGCCGCTGCAACCAAGCTATGGCCAATCCCAGGAGAAGCTGACACAGTTCGGGCAGAACACGCCGTTGGGCCGTGCCGGTCAGCCGGCGGAGCTGGCGCCGACGTACGTCTTTCTTGCCTCGCAGGAGTCGAGCTACATCACCGCGGAAGTCATCGGCGTCACTGGCGGCAACCACACGCCGTAA
- the chaB gene encoding putative cation transport regulator ChaB yields the protein MPYSQLSKLPDSVQSVLPQHAQSIYKEAFNSAYDEYKDPDDRRGDSDREETAHRVAWSAVKKKYHKGDDGKWHPHATDD from the coding sequence ATGCCCTACTCACAATTATCAAAACTACCCGATAGCGTCCAAAGCGTACTGCCGCAGCATGCCCAATCCATCTATAAAGAAGCCTTCAACAGCGCATACGACGAATACAAGGATCCGGATGACCGCCGCGGCGATAGCGATCGGGAGGAGACGGCGCACCGCGTCGCCTGGAGCGCCGTCAAGAAAAAGTATCACAAAGGTGATGATGGCAAGTGGCATCCCCATGCCACCGACGACTGA
- a CDS encoding DNA-3-methyladenine glycosylase — protein MNDDRQDFSVLEGAAWQVAPRLIGCVLERELPEGTVRVRIVEAEAYDQTDVASHTFKGYSERSKTMFGPAGHLYVYLIYGMYYCCNIVAGKAGFGAGVLIRAVEPLEKVALLAARRPGVKGAALSNGPGKLCLALGIDRTMDGHDLRQPLMRLILQPPLPPASIVQTVRVGLSQGTETPWRFYERGNPYVSRPL, from the coding sequence ATGAACGATGACAGGCAGGATTTCAGCGTCCTTGAGGGTGCCGCATGGCAGGTGGCCCCGCGGTTGATCGGCTGCGTACTGGAGCGCGAGCTGCCAGAAGGTACCGTCCGGGTACGCATCGTCGAGGCGGAGGCCTACGACCAGACCGATGTAGCCAGCCACACCTTTAAAGGCTACTCCGAGCGCAGCAAGACCATGTTCGGTCCGGCGGGCCATCTTTACGTGTATCTCATTTACGGTATGTATTACTGTTGCAACATCGTGGCAGGAAAGGCCGGCTTTGGTGCCGGCGTGCTCATCCGGGCGGTCGAGCCGCTGGAGAAAGTGGCGCTGTTGGCTGCACGACGCCCGGGCGTCAAAGGCGCCGCACTCAGCAACGGGCCCGGCAAGCTTTGCCTGGCGCTCGGCATTGACCGGACGATGGACGGCCATGACCTGCGCCAGCCGCTGATGCGCCTGATATTGCAACCGCCCTTACCGCCAGCGTCGATAGTACAAACCGTCAGGGTCGGATTAAGCCAGGGCACAGAGACGCCGTGGCGCTTCTACGAACGGGGCAACCCGTATGTTTCACGGCCATTATGA
- a CDS encoding MarP family serine protease — MNLLDFVIIVAVFLQALAWAKNGLIMGIFSLGGFWLGMVIGSYFGPDFAKLLTKDSQQQFIYTLVSIFALALILQTVGQYIGKRSRGFTTTLHLEKTDKILGAAFSGAMTLVILWLVSAMAVSLPLTEVRKYVRESVILQTMNKVMPPAPDIVSELGNLLGPNGFPEVFSGLAPRPAEPVKAPSNQEVVDAFEASRRSIVMVEGMGCGGAIIGSGFLAAKDLIITNAHVVAGIANPSVEGEAGRVNVTTPVYFNPELDIAILQAKGYDAKPLQLAGQLYPRGATGAVIGHPGGGPLEADPAGILRQMTARGRDIYGTDVAERPVYEIQGKVVEGNSGGPLVARDGSVMGVIFARSTFESGIGYAVTSKEVLPLLEKVRANPTPVSTQQCATQKQGYVPATPGVPRRS, encoded by the coding sequence ATGAATCTTCTTGATTTCGTTATCATCGTGGCCGTCTTCCTGCAGGCGCTGGCCTGGGCCAAAAACGGCTTGATTATGGGCATCTTTTCGCTGGGTGGGTTCTGGCTTGGCATGGTCATCGGCTCATACTTCGGCCCCGACTTTGCCAAACTGCTGACCAAAGATTCCCAGCAGCAGTTCATCTATACGCTGGTCAGCATCTTTGCCCTGGCATTGATCTTGCAGACTGTCGGCCAGTATATCGGTAAGCGCAGCCGGGGTTTTACGACCACCCTGCACTTGGAAAAGACCGACAAGATACTCGGTGCGGCGTTCAGCGGGGCCATGACGCTGGTCATCTTATGGCTGGTGTCTGCCATGGCGGTCAGCCTTCCGCTGACTGAAGTGCGGAAGTATGTCCGTGAATCGGTGATCCTGCAGACCATGAACAAGGTGATGCCACCGGCGCCCGATATCGTCTCCGAGCTGGGCAACCTGCTTGGCCCCAATGGCTTCCCGGAGGTCTTCAGCGGCCTGGCACCGCGTCCGGCCGAACCTGTCAAAGCGCCAAGCAACCAGGAGGTGGTCGACGCCTTCGAGGCCTCCCGCCGCTCCATCGTCATGGTAGAGGGCATGGGCTGCGGCGGCGCTATCATCGGCTCTGGCTTTTTGGCTGCCAAGGACCTGATCATTACCAATGCCCACGTCGTGGCGGGTATCGCCAACCCCTCCGTGGAAGGCGAGGCGGGCCGCGTCAACGTCACGACGCCGGTATACTTCAATCCTGAGCTTGATATCGCCATCCTGCAGGCCAAAGGCTACGATGCCAAGCCGCTCCAGCTGGCCGGCCAGCTTTACCCGCGCGGCGCTACCGGCGCCGTCATCGGCCATCCTGGCGGCGGCCCGCTCGAAGCCGACCCTGCCGGCATTTTGCGCCAGATGACTGCCCGCGGCCGCGATATTTACGGCACCGATGTCGCCGAGCGCCCGGTGTACGAAATCCAGGGCAAAGTCGTCGAAGGTAACTCCGGCGGCCCGCTGGTGGCGCGCGACGGCTCGGTCATGGGCGTCATCTTTGCCCGCTCTACCTTTGAAAGCGGCATCGGTTACGCGGTGACCTCCAAGGAAGTGCTGCCGCTGCTCGAAAAGGTCCGCGCCAATCCTACTCCGGTCAGTACGCAGCAGTGCGCCACGCAGAAGCAGGGGTACGTACCCGCCACGCCCGGTGTGCCGCGCCGCTCATAA
- a CDS encoding NUDIX hydrolase — MSHFTSAKAILLDAAGNILVLRRSSTHPLYAYHLDLPGGLVDEGEDPSDAVAREVFEETGLIIDASTLRLGHEDIRPVTNCHYQTYIGRLPEKEPDVAISWEHDQHRWLTPREFVNDELPDGVDPHYRMAVEFLAAYDRV, encoded by the coding sequence ATGTCTCATTTTACCTCCGCCAAAGCCATCCTGCTTGATGCTGCGGGCAATATCCTGGTATTGCGCCGTAGTTCGACGCATCCCCTCTACGCCTACCATCTGGACCTGCCGGGCGGCCTGGTGGACGAGGGCGAGGACCCGTCCGATGCCGTCGCCCGCGAAGTCTTTGAGGAGACCGGCCTGATCATCGATGCCAGCACGCTCCGCCTTGGCCACGAAGACATCCGTCCGGTCACCAATTGCCATTACCAGACCTATATCGGCCGCCTGCCGGAAAAAGAGCCGGACGTCGCCATCAGTTGGGAGCATGACCAGCACCGCTGGCTGACTCCTCGTGAATTCGTCAATGACGAGCTGCCGGACGGGGTTGATCCACATTATCGGATGGCGGTCGAATTTCTTGCCGCCTACGACCGTGTATAA
- a CDS encoding amino acid permease translates to MSKTAAPKLRRVISTPMLALYGAGNIVGAGVYVLIGKIAEPAGYLAPLAFLVAALVAFCAALSYAELASRFPVSAGISVYLHEAFRRPRLSTLIGILLVVAGTISTAALLKGFAGYFTSLVAVPLELVIVAGALVLLAITLRGIKESVGVAAALTAIEVGGLLFLAGSILLAQPQALGVFGGQFTASLGSIDTAALAGIVAASFIAFYAFLGFEDMVNVAEEVKEPAKAFPKAILGALGLVTVLYLAVTVAALGVLTPQRLGESSAPLAAAYEMATGGGAGIIIVIGLLATLNGIIVNLVMGSRFLYGMANKGWLPPWFAAVSSRHVPTRGLVLVAAVACVAALWLPIDRLAQLTSLLLLFVFIAVNLSLIVIRRRDPRHARQLRLSPAFVPWFGAVASVALLAGQVIVTITSL, encoded by the coding sequence ATGAGTAAGACAGCCGCCCCCAAACTCCGCCGCGTCATATCTACCCCGATGCTGGCGCTCTACGGTGCTGGCAACATCGTCGGGGCTGGCGTTTATGTACTGATTGGCAAGATTGCCGAGCCGGCCGGCTACCTGGCGCCACTGGCGTTTTTAGTGGCGGCGCTGGTGGCCTTCTGCGCGGCGCTCAGCTACGCCGAGCTGGCGTCGCGCTTCCCTGTCAGTGCCGGTATCTCAGTGTATCTTCATGAAGCGTTCCGGCGGCCGCGGCTCTCGACGCTGATCGGTATATTGCTGGTAGTTGCCGGCACGATTTCGACGGCGGCCTTACTGAAGGGCTTTGCAGGATATTTCACCTCGCTGGTGGCGGTGCCGCTTGAGCTGGTCATCGTCGCAGGGGCGCTGGTGCTGCTGGCGATCACGCTGCGCGGCATCAAAGAATCGGTGGGCGTGGCGGCCGCACTGACTGCCATTGAGGTGGGCGGGCTGCTGTTCCTGGCGGGCAGCATCCTGTTGGCACAACCCCAGGCGCTTGGCGTGTTCGGCGGCCAGTTCACGGCTTCGCTCGGCAGTATCGACACGGCGGCGCTGGCTGGCATCGTTGCGGCGTCATTCATTGCCTTCTATGCCTTTTTGGGGTTTGAGGATATGGTCAATGTGGCCGAAGAGGTCAAAGAGCCGGCAAAGGCTTTTCCAAAAGCCATCCTCGGTGCGCTTGGCCTGGTAACGGTGTTGTATCTTGCGGTCACGGTGGCGGCCTTGGGTGTGCTGACGCCGCAGCGGCTTGGCGAAAGCAGCGCACCGCTTGCGGCCGCTTACGAAATGGCCACTGGCGGGGGCGCCGGCATCATCATCGTCATCGGGTTGCTGGCAACGCTCAATGGCATCATCGTCAACCTCGTCATGGGGTCGCGTTTCTTGTACGGCATGGCCAACAAGGGCTGGCTGCCGCCCTGGTTCGCGGCCGTCTCCAGCCGTCACGTGCCGACGCGCGGCCTGGTGCTGGTGGCGGCAGTGGCCTGCGTGGCGGCGCTTTGGTTGCCGATTGACCGCCTGGCGCAGTTGACAAGTCTGTTATTATTGTTTGTGTTCATTGCGGTCAACCTATCGTTGATCGTCATCCGGCGGCGCGACCCGCGCCATGCGCGCCAGCTACGGCTCTCCCCGGCCTTTGTGCCGTGGTTCGGTGCCGTGGCCAGCGTGGCCTTGCTGGCTGGACAGGTCATCGTGACCATTACCTCACTGTAA